The Helianthus annuus cultivar XRQ/B chromosome 16, HanXRQr2.0-SUNRISE, whole genome shotgun sequence genome includes a window with the following:
- the LOC110916975 gene encoding uncharacterized protein At2g29880-like: protein MKHGRTSPFKWVTLQPEFEKVINHKFASDKAMKNKYDSMRKEYNLWKSLKNGETGLGWNESTKQLSCSEEWWKRKIQENPKVLAIQNNQPSIQLQEEWDQLFGDVVASGENCVAPSMDPTTFNEVHVDNLKDDNVENLEDDNVEGGDNFFGDFLNEVSQHDASTLSPSEIAKNFEKSTKVN, encoded by the exons ATGAAGCATGGTCGAACTTCCCCATTCAAATGGGTCACTCTTCAGCCAGAGTTTGAAAAAGTTATAAATCATAAATTCGCCAGTGACAAAGCTATGAAGAACAAGTATGACAGTATGAGAAAAGAGTACAACCTTTGGAAGTCACTTAAGAATGGAGAGACTGGTCTAGGTTGGAATGAAAGTACCAAGCAACTTAGTTGTTCTGAAGAATGGTGGAAAAGAAAAATTCAG GAAAACCCGAAAGTTCTAGCAATTCAAAATAACCAACCATCTATACAACTACAAGAAGAGTGGGATCAGTTATTTGGAGATGTAGTTGCTAGTGGGGAAAATTGTGTGGCACCCTCTATGGATCCAACTACATTCAATGAGGTGCATGTTGATAATCTTAAGGATGACAATGTTGAGAACCTTGAGGATGACAATGTTGAGGGAGGTGACAATTTCTTTGGTGACTTCTTGAACGAAGTAAGTCAACATGATGCATCAACATTAAGCCCAAGTGAGATTgcaaaaaattttgaaaagtctACTAAAGTAAACTAA
- the LOC110919584 gene encoding uncharacterized protein LOC110919584 yields MKRKGRESLGASILKEHLTQSSMNQQRALEILESNSSKLSQSTKFSIEAAMGLLSRMVDAGLIREDKELWLFAMDLFEDSVKREMFINVSHDHGGDILYTLALGLSNRDVGERFQRSGETISRAFHEILEAIAGRGKGFQGLARDVIKPKDPTFQFIPPQILNDKRYMSYFKDCIGCIDGTHIGACIPESQQLPYIGRKGVPTFNIGWEGSAHDMRVFINATQNSKFNFPQPPEGRYYLVDKGYPDRKGYLVPYSKTRYHQSQFQREPPNNMQEAFNRSHSSLRSHIERSFGILKKRFKILGKMPKYSVQTQIDVIMATFALHNYIRNSQEDFMFIAMEQHPNYILQDELHDVRNHDTSTGLFEGTSNEMKYVRNEIATLIWNA; encoded by the exons ATGAAACGTAAAGGGAGAGAATCATTGGGAGCTTCAATACTTAAAGAACATTTAACTCAAAGTAGTATGAATCAACAACGTGCTCTAGAAATATTAGAATCAAATTCTTCCAAACTCAGTCAAAGTACTAAGTTTAGTATTGAAGCTGCTATGGGTTTACTTAGCCGGATGGTAGATGCAGGATTAATAAGAGAAGATAAGGAGTTGTGGTTATTTGCAATGGATTTATTTGAAGATTCTGTGAAAAGAGAAATGTTTATAAATGTGTCACATGATCATG GTGGGGATATTTTGTATACATTGGCATTGGGTTTATCTAACAGGGATGTTGGGGAGCGTTTTCAACGTTCTGGGGAGACTATTAGTAGAGCCTTTCATGAAATTCTAGAGGCAATAGCTGGTAGAGGTAAAGGTTTTCAAGGTCTAGCACGTGACGTTATAAAACCAAAAGATCCAACTTTTCAATTCATACCACCTCAAATCTTGAATGACAAAAGATACATGTCGTATTTCAAG GATTGTATTGGATGTATTGACGGTACACACATAGGGGCTTGCATCCCAGAGAGTCAGCAACTACCGTATATTGGTAGAAAAGGGGTACCAACTTTCAAC ATCGGATGGGAGGGATCAGCACATGACATGCGTGTTTTCATTAACGCGACCCAAAATAGTAAATTCAATTTCCCACAACCACCTGAAG GTAGATATTATTTGGTTGATAAAGGATATCCAGATAGAAAAGGATACCTTGTTCCATATTCCAAGACAAGATACCATCAATCTCAATTTCAAAGAGAGCCCCCGAATAATATGCAAGAAGCTTTCAACCGTTCACATTCATCTTTACGAAGTCATATTGAGAGgtcatttggaattttgaagaaACGATTTAAGATACTTGGTAAAATGCCCAAGTATAGCGTGCAAACACAAATTGATGTTATCATGGCTACATTTGCATTGCATAACTATATACGTAACTCTCAAGAAGATTTCATGTTTATTGCAATGGAGCAACATCCAAACTACATACTACAAGATGAACTGCATGATGTTCGTAACCATGACACAAGCACCGGTCTATTTGAAGGAACATCGAATGAGATGAAATATGTTCGCAATGAAATTGCTACTTTGATATGGAATGCATGA